Proteins co-encoded in one Desulfosalsimonas propionicica genomic window:
- a CDS encoding response regulator has product MKIFYDKDLVKIFKDQDVPWGTENILLVDDKKASSQYCKVLLESMGYKINSPMDPKTALANFRKQPYCFDLLVTDYKMEPLNGSILATTIVGIRPELPVIAFTGHPEMAYQHNVFWCVIPKTSTIRQIGVAIRQVLDSVRPPVINSFE; this is encoded by the coding sequence ATGAAAATATTTTATGATAAAGATCTTGTGAAAATATTTAAGGACCAAGACGTTCCCTGGGGAACAGAAAACATCCTGCTTGTAGACGATAAAAAGGCTAGCTCCCAGTATTGCAAGGTATTACTGGAATCCATGGGTTATAAGATCAACAGCCCGATGGACCCAAAAACGGCTCTGGCCAATTTTAGGAAACAACCCTATTGCTTCGATCTTCTGGTCACCGATTATAAAATGGAGCCCCTTAACGGCAGTATACTGGCTACGACTATAGTCGGTATCCGCCCTGAACTACCCGTTATCGCATTTACCGGGCATCCAGAAATGGCTTACCAGCATAACGTTTTCTGGTGTGTGATCCCCAAAACTTCCACCATAAGACAGATCGGCGTTGCAATCAGGCAGGTTTTAGACTCCGTTCGACCCCCTGTAATCAATAGCTTTGAATGA